The following proteins come from a genomic window of Pseudomonas putida:
- a CDS encoding efflux RND transporter permease subunit, producing the protein MGFNLSAWALRNRQIVLFLMILLAAIGAMSYTKLGQSEDPPFTFKAMVIRTLWPGATAEEVSRQVTERIEKKLMETGEYEKIVSFSRPGESQVTFMARDSLHSKDIPELWYQIRKKVADIRHTLPPEIQGPFFNDEFGTTFGNIYALTGTGFDYAVLKDYADRIQIQLQRVKDVGKVELIGLQDEKIWIELSNLKLATLGVPLDAVQQALREQNAVSTAGFFETPSERLQLRVSGQFDSVEQIRQFPIRVGDRTFRIGDVAEVYRGFNDPPAPRMRFMGDDAIGLAVSMKDGGDILVLGKALEGEFERLARNLPAGMQLRKVSDQPAAVKAGVGEFVRVLVEALVIVLLVSFFSLGLRTGLVVALAIPLVLAMTFAAMHYFGIGLHKISLGALVLALGLLVDDAIIAVEMMAIKMEQGFDRFKAASYAWTSTAFPMLTGTLITAAGFLPIATAASSTGEYTRSIFQVVTIALLTSWVVAVVFVPYLGERLLPDLAKLHAARHDGNGHAPDPYATPFYQRVRRVVEWCVRRRKTVILLTIAAFVGSIALFRFVPQQFFPASGRPELMVDLKLAEGASLGNTTERVKQLEALLKQQDGIDNYVAYVGTGSPRFYLPLDQQLPAASFAQFVVLATSMEERERLRSWLINTVDQQFPDLRARVTRLENGPPVGYPVQFRVTGEHIEKVRALAREVADKVRENSHVVNVHLDWEEPSKAVFLAIDQDRARALGVSTAHLSSFLRSSLTGTTVSQYREDNELIEILLRGTQKERGELGNLGSLALPTDNGQSVALSQVATLDYGFEEGIIWHRNRLPTVTVRADIYDKEQPATLVRQIAPTLQEIKGKLPDGYLLEVGGTVEDSERGQKSVNAGMPLFIVVVLSLLMIQLRSFSRTVMVFLTAPLGLIGVTLFLLVFRQPFGFVAMLGTIALAGMIMRNSVILVDQIEQDIASGLDRWQAIIEATVRRFRPIVLTALAAVLAMIPLSRSVFYGPMAVAIMGGLIVATVLTLLFLPALYAAWFRVKKG; encoded by the coding sequence ATGGGTTTCAACCTTTCCGCCTGGGCGCTGCGCAATCGCCAGATCGTACTGTTCCTGATGATCTTGCTGGCTGCCATTGGCGCCATGTCCTACACAAAGCTGGGGCAGAGCGAGGATCCACCTTTTACCTTCAAGGCCATGGTCATCCGTACCCTGTGGCCGGGGGCCACGGCCGAGGAAGTGTCGCGCCAGGTCACCGAGCGCATTGAGAAGAAGCTGATGGAAACAGGCGAGTACGAGAAGATCGTCTCGTTCTCCCGTCCCGGCGAATCGCAGGTGACCTTCATGGCCCGGGACTCGCTGCATTCCAAGGACATCCCCGAGCTGTGGTACCAGATCCGCAAGAAGGTCGCGGATATCCGCCACACCCTGCCCCCGGAAATCCAGGGGCCGTTCTTCAACGACGAGTTCGGTACCACCTTCGGCAACATTTATGCGCTCACCGGCACCGGTTTCGACTACGCGGTGCTGAAGGACTATGCCGATCGCATCCAGATCCAGCTGCAACGGGTCAAGGACGTGGGCAAGGTCGAACTGATCGGCCTGCAGGACGAGAAAATCTGGATCGAGCTGTCCAACCTCAAGCTTGCCACCCTGGGCGTGCCGCTGGATGCTGTGCAGCAAGCGTTGCGAGAGCAGAACGCGGTGAGTACCGCCGGCTTTTTCGAAACCCCCAGCGAGCGTTTGCAACTGCGCGTCAGTGGGCAGTTCGACAGTGTCGAGCAGATTCGTCAGTTTCCCATTCGGGTAGGGGATCGTACCTTCCGTATCGGCGATGTCGCCGAGGTGTACCGTGGCTTCAACGACCCGCCTGCGCCGCGCATGCGCTTCATGGGTGATGACGCGATCGGCCTGGCCGTGTCGATGAAGGATGGCGGCGACATCCTGGTACTGGGCAAGGCACTGGAAGGTGAGTTCGAACGCTTGGCGCGCAACCTGCCGGCCGGCATGCAGCTGCGCAAAGTCTCCGACCAGCCGGCGGCGGTCAAGGCGGGCGTGGGTGAGTTCGTCCGGGTGCTGGTCGAGGCGCTGGTCATCGTGCTGTTGGTGAGTTTCTTCTCACTTGGCCTGCGTACCGGTCTGGTGGTGGCCTTGGCGATACCCCTGGTGCTGGCAATGACGTTTGCCGCCATGCACTATTTCGGCATCGGCCTGCACAAGATCTCGCTGGGTGCGCTGGTATTGGCCCTGGGCCTGCTGGTGGACGACGCGATCATTGCCGTGGAGATGATGGCGATCAAGATGGAGCAGGGCTTCGACCGGTTCAAGGCTGCCAGTTACGCCTGGACCAGCACGGCCTTCCCGATGCTGACCGGTACGCTGATTACCGCTGCCGGGTTCCTGCCGATCGCTACGGCAGCGTCGAGTACGGGTGAGTACACCCGCTCGATCTTCCAGGTGGTGACCATCGCGTTGCTCACCTCATGGGTGGTGGCCGTGGTGTTCGTCCCTTACCTGGGTGAACGGTTGCTGCCGGACCTGGCCAAACTGCATGCTGCCCGACATGACGGTAATGGGCATGCGCCTGACCCCTATGCCACACCTTTCTACCAGCGTGTGCGACGTGTGGTGGAGTGGTGCGTGCGACGGCGCAAGACGGTCATCCTGCTGACTATCGCAGCCTTTGTCGGCAGCATTGCGTTGTTCCGCTTCGTGCCGCAGCAGTTCTTCCCGGCGTCAGGCCGCCCAGAGCTGATGGTCGACCTGAAACTTGCCGAGGGTGCGTCGCTGGGCAATACCACCGAGCGGGTCAAGCAACTGGAGGCCCTGCTCAAGCAGCAGGATGGCATCGACAACTATGTGGCCTACGTGGGCACGGGGTCGCCACGTTTCTATCTGCCATTGGACCAGCAACTGCCCGCCGCCAGCTTTGCCCAGTTCGTCGTGCTGGCCACGTCCATGGAGGAGCGCGAGCGCTTGCGCAGTTGGCTGATCAACACTGTGGACCAGCAATTTCCTGACCTGCGTGCCCGCGTCACCCGCCTGGAAAACGGCCCGCCCGTGGGCTACCCGGTGCAGTTTCGGGTGACGGGCGAGCATATCGAGAAGGTGCGCGCCTTGGCCCGCGAAGTCGCGGACAAGGTGCGTGAAAACTCGCATGTGGTGAACGTGCACCTTGACTGGGAAGAGCCGAGTAAGGCGGTGTTCCTGGCGATCGACCAGGACCGTGCACGCGCACTTGGCGTAAGTACCGCGCACCTGTCGAGCTTCCTTCGAAGCTCGCTTACCGGCACCACGGTAAGCCAGTACCGGGAGGACAACGAGCTGATCGAGATTCTTCTGCGCGGCACGCAGAAGGAACGTGGCGAGCTGGGCAACCTTGGCAGCCTCGCGTTGCCCACCGACAACGGCCAGAGCGTGGCGCTATCGCAGGTAGCGACCCTGGACTACGGCTTCGAGGAAGGCATCATCTGGCACCGTAACCGCTTGCCGACGGTGACTGTACGCGCCGACATCTATGACAAGGAGCAGCCGGCGACCCTGGTCAGGCAGATTGCCCCGACCTTGCAGGAGATCAAGGGCAAGCTGCCTGATGGCTACCTGCTGGAAGTGGGCGGCACAGTCGAGGACTCCGAGCGTGGGCAGAAGTCGGTGAACGCCGGTATGCCGTTGTTCATCGTAGTGGTGCTCAGCTTGCTGATGATCCAGCTGCGCAGCTTCTCGCGCACGGTGATGGTGTTCCTCACGGCGCCACTGGGGCTGATCGGCGTGACCTTGTTCCTGTTGGTGTTCCGCCAGCCGTTCGGCTTCGTCGCCATGCTTGGCA
- a CDS encoding efflux RND transporter periplasmic adaptor subunit translates to MLRHALCLALPAAAALLLAACGQEAAPPTAPRPALVVQPQPAQASADSYPGEVRARFEPELAFRIAGKVSKRLVEEGQRVQADQPLAELDPQDVRLQLEANRAQLAAAEANLALVRAERDRYRKLLDRQMVSHSLYDNAENLYRAGLARLKQAKAEFDVAGNQAGYAVLRAPQAGVIAKRQVEVGQVVAAGQTVFTLAADGEREVVIGLPEQQFARFAVGQQVSVELWSRRNERFQGRIRELSPAADPRSRTFAARIAFNSAKVPADLGQSARVFIAHDGLIPLAVPLSAITAENGQAYVWRVNQDRRLERAAVRLGPYGSDTVPVLEGLNPGDWVVAAGGHVLREGQEVRPVDRTNRVVNLTAKE, encoded by the coding sequence ATGTTGCGTCATGCCTTGTGCCTCGCTCTGCCTGCCGCTGCCGCCTTGTTGCTGGCGGCCTGTGGGCAGGAAGCCGCCCCGCCCACTGCTCCGCGCCCAGCGCTGGTGGTCCAGCCGCAACCGGCCCAAGCCTCAGCCGACAGCTACCCTGGCGAGGTGCGAGCGCGTTTCGAGCCGGAGCTGGCGTTCCGCATCGCTGGCAAGGTCAGCAAACGCCTGGTCGAGGAGGGGCAGCGGGTCCAGGCCGATCAGCCACTGGCAGAGCTCGACCCCCAGGACGTGCGCCTGCAACTTGAGGCCAATCGTGCCCAGTTGGCGGCCGCCGAAGCCAACCTGGCGCTGGTGCGCGCCGAGCGTGACCGCTACCGCAAGCTGCTGGATCGGCAGATGGTCAGCCATTCCCTGTACGACAACGCCGAGAATCTCTACCGGGCCGGGCTCGCGCGGCTCAAGCAGGCCAAAGCGGAGTTCGACGTGGCTGGCAATCAGGCCGGATACGCGGTGTTGCGTGCGCCCCAGGCCGGCGTGATCGCCAAGCGTCAGGTCGAGGTCGGCCAGGTGGTGGCTGCCGGGCAGACGGTATTCACGCTGGCGGCCGACGGTGAGCGCGAAGTCGTCATCGGCCTGCCGGAGCAGCAGTTCGCCCGCTTCGCCGTTGGCCAGCAGGTCAGTGTCGAGCTGTGGTCGCGGCGCAATGAGCGCTTCCAGGGCCGTATCCGTGAGCTGTCGCCCGCAGCCGACCCTCGTTCACGTACCTTCGCCGCACGCATCGCCTTCAACTCGGCCAAGGTGCCCGCCGATCTTGGGCAGAGCGCGCGGGTATTCATCGCCCATGACGGGCTGATCCCGCTGGCTGTACCTCTCTCGGCGATTACCGCTGAAAACGGCCAGGCGTACGTCTGGCGAGTCAACCAGGACCGTCGACTGGAGCGTGCCGCCGTGCGCCTGGGGCCTTATGGCAGTGACACTGTCCCCGTACTTGAGGGCCTGAACCCTGGCGACTGGGTGGTTGCCGCCGGCGGCCACGTGCTGCGCGAAGGGCAGGAGGTGCGGCCGGTGGACCGTACCAACCGTGTGGTGAACCTGACGGCCAAGGAGTAA
- a CDS encoding TetR/AcrR family transcriptional regulator, whose translation MPNDAPIGPGRPKDLAKREAILEAAKTLFLSLGYANTSMDAVAAAAGVSKLTVYSHFNDKQTLFGSAVMATCQNQLPDLMFEYPEGAAVEQVLLNIARGFQALISSDEAVKLSRLIMAQGSQDPSFGEFFYEAGPKRVLAGMEGLFGLRGVAERGLLRIDNPLHAAEHFFCLVKGAPDYRLLLGCAGPLEGDEAEAHVREVVGVFIRAFRP comes from the coding sequence ATGCCCAACGACGCACCCATCGGCCCAGGTCGCCCCAAGGACCTGGCCAAGCGCGAGGCGATCCTCGAAGCGGCCAAGACGCTGTTCCTCAGCCTCGGCTATGCCAACACCAGCATGGATGCAGTCGCTGCGGCGGCGGGTGTTTCAAAACTGACGGTCTATAGCCACTTCAACGACAAGCAGACGCTGTTTGGCTCTGCGGTCATGGCTACCTGCCAGAATCAGCTACCCGACCTGATGTTCGAGTACCCCGAGGGCGCGGCCGTCGAACAGGTGTTGCTGAACATTGCCCGTGGGTTCCAGGCGCTGATCAGCAGTGATGAGGCGGTCAAGTTGAGCCGCCTGATCATGGCGCAGGGCAGTCAGGACCCAAGCTTTGGCGAGTTCTTTTACGAAGCCGGGCCAAAACGGGTGCTGGCGGGCATGGAAGGGCTGTTTGGCCTGCGCGGGGTCGCCGAGCGCGGCCTGTTGCGCATCGACAACCCGTTGCACGCGGCCGAGCACTTCTTCTGCCTAGTCAAAGGAGCGCCCGATTACCGATTGCTGCTGGGGTGTGCAGGGCCATTGGAGGGAGATGAGGCCGAGGCGCATGTGCGCGAGGTGGTGGGTGTATTCATTCGGGCGTTTCGACCCTGA